Sequence from the Fragaria vesca subsp. vesca linkage group LG4, FraVesHawaii_1.0, whole genome shotgun sequence genome:
AGGACATGTAAGCCAGGGCCATAATGACACCCCTCGTTCTAATGCTTCGATGAATGTGGCCTTTCAGCTTTTGGAATCCTCCCTCATGGACTTGGTCAGAAAGGTAAAGCTATTCATAGATAGTAAACTCTTGTAACCTAACATAGCAAAATAAAATGCAAATATAGAGTTACATATGCAAGAATTTAACATATTTGTCTCTTGTTCCTGTTGCTTGTTTGTTGGGACTGTAAAACAAAATCTTTATTTCTCATGTACATGCAGCGAGCAATTAGCGAGGAGAAAGTCGATTCGTTTAATATACCTATATACCCGATGTCTCCCAAAGAACTATCAACTCTTGTAGAAAGAAACGGTTCTTTTAGCATAGAGATGGTGGCAGACTTGCCAGTTTCCCCAGTTGACGACATTAGCTCAATACCAAAACTATTAGCTACTCACATGAGAGCTGGCATGGAGGAGCTCTTTAAGCAGCATTTTGGAGAAGAACTTTTTGACGAGCTCTTCGATTTGTATCAAAAAAAAAATGTGAAGAGCATATCTCCACCCTTATCGCAAGGAAGCCTAGTAACTTCTTTGTGGTGCTTAGACAGTTAGACGCAAGGGAGATTGATTTGGAAATGATGTTCTAGTACTTGTGATTTGTGCAACTTGAACTTCCTTTATTGTTATGTTCGAATAATAAGCCCTAGAAGCATGTCAAATTGTTGATATGTAAACTTGTAATCCACCTTTCACAAGAGATCGATACTATGCGTTCAATTTTTTCCTTTTTTTTGGTGTCGTTTAAGTTGTTACTTTACAATTTCAATGTCATTTGCAATGTTAAGTTATCACATTGCAATTTTCAAATTCAGTTTTCTTTTTAAGTTATATATGTTTCTTAAATCGCAATTGTCACTATGCACTCTTCTGCATTTATTATGTAAATCCCAAAAGAAAACATGGAGGTGCGAAATGGTTTCTAAGATAACATCTACGTTACTATATTGCAACATGAAAAAAAAGGAGAAGAACAAAATGAAGAAAAAAAAGAGAACACTAATTTCCACTTTGTTGGGAAAGAGCCGAACAAGTTGGGAAAATGCTTGGTTTCATTCTGGTTCCTTCTCTAGCATTGCATCGTCAGGAAATCGTCATTGGGTTTTTTGGTTTGATTATATGTTAGTTTCATGGTTGCCGATGAGTCGTGGCTTGGTTGGTTAAGGTGTTAACTAACGATTTTGAGGTCACGGGTTCAAATCTCATTGACATATGTAGAATGCATGAGTTATTTAATAAAAAAAAAATGTTAGTTTCATGGTGACCTATGTATTATTATATTTTGATTGTTAACTAGATATAATTCTATATCAGGACATTATAATTTTTCAATAAACAAGAAATAATATGAAGAAAATAATTAATAGGGTGGCAATAGCTGCACCCCTAAAAATATCATCGGATAATTCACCGAAGCTTCTTAGTTTCATATCGGTCCAGATCGACTGTGAGATTTGGTTTCAATGCATCTCCATTTCTACGTGTGACATGTTTACTGCACCAAAATATGCCCTCTATATTGAAGTCCAAATTATGCAATCTTCTCACAGTTCCCCTAATAATATGGTACTTATTAGTATACAAGACAACAAAATTCCTGGGTACAATAAGATTTATCCTTCAAGCTGCAAAAATGGATCACAGAGGGTAATAAGCGAGCCACCGATCAATCATCGCATAACATTCCTTAGCTTTGTACTCGGGAGCCACATGACCCGCACCCTGCATAAAGCACAAACATATATATGTTTACAACTTCAATATTTTTTTCATAACTGCAGGGAAAATAACCAAGGGGGTGGTTCTTGCCTTTACAGTTGCATATTGCAGACTGTAGTCATTGTTTGAGAACTTTTCTGAGTATCTGCATGAGGTTAGTACAGTAAATTAGTCACAGAAATTTTGTAGCAAACTTGTGTAATATTAAGAACACACAAAAGCAGTAAATTGTTGAGAGATTTAGCATAACTTACCCAGCTACTTGACCATCTACATACCACGGCCGCCAAATCTCACTGTTTGTCAAATTTAGATAACGGATCCACTCCTGGGTGCCGATGTGTGGAACAGACATGTCATGGTCACCACTGCAATGAAAGTTTTATATGCACTGGTTTAGAAGTCTCTTGATAGATGTTCCAGGAAATACAAAACTGACTGACGTATAGAAATTATAATCGGACAATTGTGGTTGCAGCAACAAGATATATGTCACCTGTATATAAGAGCTCGAAGGTTTGTGTCACTGAGATTCTTGTGATACTCAACGCTACTTGTGACAGTCTTTGTGTAAGCTATGCTCATATTACACCTCTTCCAAACACCAATGGAGTTCTGTTTAGTATCAAGACATTAATCAGTTGTTGTGAAATCGCTATACATTATTCAGCTTGCATCTTAACACTTTCCTTTCGTATAAGAATTAGAAGTTTGCATGCTAAATACCTCGCTGACGTTAAGAGCTTTGCGGACAGCGTGGTCATTAGCCCACACACCCAAGATCACATAGTTGTAGTACTGTTAAAAGAGGAAGTAGAGAAGTAAGGCTCCGCATATATATATATATATAGTCGGGATCAGGAGGCGGACGTCCTTATATATATATATATATATATATATATATATATATCTCATAAGAAATGTACTCGAGTATTTACCCGGCACCATAATGCAGGAGTGGATTCTGTGAGTAGATTTTCTGGTAGTTCTCGGATTGATCTTCTTCCTGGTTCTTCTCTGTTGTTTGGTAAGGCCACTTGACAGTTGGGTTCCAAGACATGCATAATATTAATTTGAAGAAGCAGCTGAAATGTCAAATGATTTTCTTAGTTTCTATGGACCATAGCAATGGCAGAAAGGCATCTAACTAAAGATCAGCTTTAGTCTCTCTGACCTGATCAATAGCTGCAAGATCTGTCACACATACTGTGTTGTTATCATCTACATTAACGTAGTCACCGCCGCAGCTCTCTTTGGTAGACTGAAAGACCACAGATACATCAAATTTTAGATTGATTTAGTTTGAACTAACTTTCCAAAAGAAAATATTTGAAGAAAAAAAAATTCGAAAGGGAATACCTCATAAAGTTCATCTGATATGAGTGTCAACCTGTGTGCAAAGGGGTTGACAGAGTTGACATCAATGAAGTCGTCAGTCTTCGGGTTTCCAAGTATATACCCCTACAACATTACAATAATCAGTATCATTAAATCATTATGCTTGTTATCTTTTCACATATTAAACAAGAATTGAATTTACAAATTTCATACAACTTGAGAAGATATATTCAGCAGTATCTTTCATTTTGATTGAGCAACCAATAAGTATAAAGCCTTCTTAACGACATTCTACTTGAAGTAACCAATTTGTACGTCTAAAATGCATATAAGATGCATCAAAGTTACTCAGGTTTTGGAAATGAAAGCAAAAGAAAAACAACTGATTTCTGGAGAAAACAGTTACGTACTCGAAGGTTGAGATAGGGCTCCACTCCAGCATTGTTACCTGCAGCAAAATTTTGTTGGGAAACTTGTAAGTCAAAAACTATTATACATAACGGACATAGTAAATTTACTTCCCATGGAAAACAGAAAGCAAAGACCTCCAAAGGTCATCAAGGATGTAACTTACCATCATAAAGCTGTTGTACTATGATAGGAAGAGGAATTCCAGAATATGAATCGCCACCAATGTAGAGTATATTGTTCAAAAATTGAGGATGAGCCATCAGCCACTGCATAACAATATAGGAAATAAATTAGCCTTAAAGAAACATATAGCATTCCATATATATGAAACATATTTGCCATTCTTTATGTTCACTATGGTGATGACTTTTGAAATAATTATCCTTAGCTGTCATTCCTAACAGAAATTACATACAAACAGAGGTTTATGGAATTGATGGCAGAAAGCCACAAAAACATGAATACACTTTCACTGAAACATTGTATTTGCTACAGAACATTTCATATTAGTATTCATCATTGTCAAAGTTTAGGGGTCTCAGTTCTGTAAGAATTTTTTTTTGCAGACTAATTCAGCATACCTTTCTTAGAAACTGAACACTCTGGTCCACGGCATCTTCGTCATCGATATAGTAACCTTCTTGGGTTGTAGAGTAAGAGAATCCGGTGCCAACAGGTGAATCTACATATATTATGTTAAGGCCCTGCAAAAGTCAATGTGTATGAGTTAAATAAACATGGCTAGAAAAAGATTAGTATATATTGAAGCCTTGAAGGAATCATATGATCTGTGGAACTTCGCACCTGTGTCCATGCGTATGGATTCAAATGAAGTGAGGGTAGACTTCCATTGTAATCTACATATGTGAAAGATAGTGGACCTGCAAAAATGTAAAAGGAAAAACCAATGCCGTAAATTATGTCACTCCATGATTTGGTGAGGCAAGACGATTGTGATTAAGTTAGTTAGGAGATTTCGGACTGCAGAGACAATTAATCCTTGCACAACTGAAAATGACAACTAATCTATGAAAAAAAAATGGTGGTGTTGTAGCAGTCCTATTAAGAACTTATGAATGATGACAAGATTA
This genomic interval carries:
- the LOC101305358 gene encoding serine carboxypeptidase-like 18-like, whose product is MAPERLQCLKKYIVPILCVHLVLFSSLCGIATSQTIVTSLPGFEGDLPFTLETGYVGVGDSNTSQLFYYFVESQRSPAEDPLMLWFTGGPGCSVLSAFFYESGPLSFTYVDYNGSLPSLHLNPYAWTQGLNIIYVDSPVGTGFSYSTTQEGYYIDDEDAVDQSVQFLRKWLMAHPQFLNNILYIGGDSYSGIPLPIIVQQLYDGNNAGVEPYLNLRGYILGNPKTDDFIDVNSVNPFAHRLTLISDELYESTKESCGGDYVNVDDNNTVCVTDLAAIDQLLLQINIMHVLEPNCQVALPNNREEPGRRSIRELPENLLTESTPALWCRYYNYVILGVWANDHAVRKALNVSENSIGVWKRCNMSIAYTKTVTSSVEYHKNLSDTNLRALIYSGDHDMSVPHIGTQEWIRYLNLTNSEIWRPWYVDGQVAGYSEKFSNNDYSLQYATVKGAGHVAPEYKAKECYAMIDRWLAYYPL